A genomic segment from Nicotiana tabacum cultivar K326 chromosome 7, ASM71507v2, whole genome shotgun sequence encodes:
- the LOC107795994 gene encoding protein ALTERED PHOSPHATE STARVATION RESPONSE 1-like, producing MGCVASKLEQEEEVVSICKERKHQLKLAVERRYTLADAHYKYCQALYGVSAALKLFVARHSTPTSPYLITFPPPCPSSPPKEKVVSNPLFLQKTPSEPTQESICCGETCKSTTTPSDSSEEEERIEKVETQQQQQQQQQQQPGYGYFYMEMPQMVHSPPTDFGWDFFNPFNSVRPEIISGYHRISEEDIRAVREQEGIPDLEEEEDEEEEEEEEGNGKKEENKVVATAAKENVEQRENGTEVVQSVHSANVSQEEQNKGLTVVDNPLQGRELLEALTDIEDHFVKAYDSGKEVSRMLEANWVHSQPNLGEPKDNSTKIIPAITWKSPSSRSSSCKSLVASSSKSSSTWTEFKNDLFDDYGGMGSGSHSLTLGRLYAWEKKLYEEVKAGDSTWKLYEKKCNQLRNHDARGDEGRTTDKTRAAVKELYSRILVAIRSAETISTRIEKLRDEELQPQIIELLQGMMRTWKIMLECHEIQNKIIFDVKSFTCPTYGKFCNDSHRLATLQLDVELQNWRTRFQDYIAAQKAYVEALHGWLSKFTVPEVEFYSKRRSSTPQCRANGPPLLMICHDWLSAMNKLPDRAVSVAIKGCGKDVRALWVQQGEEQQQKRKVDSMSKELDRKKLAFQKVENKLYEFKLTDQSSELEVDHRAEYLKERKDLLDNFRKRVDLEKEEHQKCLQETQRITLNGFQTGFCRVFETITEFSRAALNMYNELLSSGEKAEKVGNPPSIESSQAGEDVKR from the exons ATGGGGTGTGTTGCATCCAAGTTGGAACAAGAAGAAGAGGTAGTTTCCATTTGTAAAGAGAGAAAACACCAGCTGAAATTAGCTGTTGAGAGAAGGTATACTTTAGCTGATGCACATTACAAATACTGTCAAGCATTATATGGAGTTTCAGCAGCACTTAAGCTCTTTGTTGCTCGCCATTCTACACCTACTTCTCCTTATCTCATCACATTTCCACCACCTTGTCCCTCTTCTCCTCCTAAAGAAAAAGTTGTTTCAAACCCTCTGTTTCTTCAGAAAACACCTTCTGAACCAACACAAGAATCCATTTGTTGTGGGGAAACATGCAAATCTACTACAACCCCATCAGATTCTTCTGAGGAAGAAGAGAGAATAGAGAAAGTTGAGacacaacagcagcaacaacaacaacaacaacaacaacctggTTATGGCTATTTTTACATGGAAATGCCCCAAATGGTACATTCACCACCAACAGATTTTGGTTGGGATTTTTTCAACCCTTTTAATAGTGTAAGACCAGAGATAATTAGTGGGTATCATAGGATTTCTGAAGAGGATATAAGGGCAGTAAGGGAACAAGAAGGAATTCCAGAtttagaagaagaggaagatgaggaagaggaagaagaagaagaagggaatGGAAAGAAGGAAGAGAATAAGGTAGTAGCTACTGCAGCAAAAGAAAATGTGGAGCAGAGGGAAAATGGGACTGAAGTTGTACAGTCAGTGCATAGTGCTAATGTAAGCCAAGAGGAACAAAATAAAGGTTTGACAGTTGTGGATAATCCATTACAGGggagggaattacttgaagcatTGACTGATATTGAAGACCATTTTGTTAAGGCATATGATTCTGGAAAGGAAGTATCAAGAATGCTGGAGGCAAATTGGGTACATTCACAGCCCAATTTGGGGGAACCCAAAG ACAACTCAACGAAAATAATCCCTGCCATTACTTGGAAATCACCTTCATCTCGGTCGTCATCATGCAAAAGTCTTGTAGCTTCTAGTTCCAAAAGCTCTTCAACATGGACAGAATTCAAGAATGATCTATTTGATGACTATGGTGGAATGGGCTCTGGGAGCCATTCGTTGACGCTAGGAAGGTTATATGCttgggagaagaagctatatgagGAGGTTAAG GCTGGAGATAGCACTTGGAAATTATATGAGAAGAAGTGCAATCAGCTAAGAAATCATGATGCAAGAGGAGATGAAGGACGGACAACGGACAAAACCAGAGCAGCGGTAAAAGAACTCTATAGCAGGATCCTAGTTGCAATTCGAAGTGCTGAGACCATATCAACAAGAATTGAGAAATTACGAGATGAAGAACTGCAGCCTCAAATCATTGAACTGCTTCAAGG TATGATGAGAACCTGGAAGATCATGCTGGAGTGCCACGAGATCCAGAACAAGATTATATTCGACGTGAAAAGCTTCACCTGTCCTACGTATGGGAAGTTCTGCAATGACTCTCACCGGCTTGCCACACTCCAGCTTGATGTTGAGCTTCAAAATTGGCGCACACGCTTCCAAGACTACATTGCTGCCCAGAAGGCTTATGTGGAGGCACTCCATGGATGGCTGTCCAAGTTCACAGTCCCTGAAGTTGAATTCTATTCCAAAAGGAGAAGTTCAACTCCACAGTGTCGAGCTAATGGTCCTCCACTTCTCATGATTTGTCATGATTGGTTGTCTGCCATGAACAAGTTGCCAGATAGAGCAGTTTCTGTTGCCATAAAAGGCTGCGGAAAGGATGTAAGAGCTTTGTGGGTTCAGCAGGGAGAGGAACAGCAACAAAAGCGAAAAGTTGACAGCATGTCCAAAGAATTAGACAGGAAAAAATTGGCATTCCAAAAGGTAGAGAACAAGCTTTATGAGTTCAAGCTCACCGACCAAAGCTCGGAGCTCGAAGTTGATCATAGAGCTGAGTATTTGAAGGAGAGGAAAGACTTGTTGGACAACTTCAGGAAAAGGGTGGATTTAGAGAAGGAAGAACACCAAAAATGCTTGCAAGAAACTCAGAGGATCACTCTTAACGGCTTTCAGACTGGGTTTTGCAGAGTTTTTGAGACTATAACAGAATTTTCCAGGGCAGCACTAAATATGTATAATGAACTACTAAGCAGCGGTGAGAAAGCTGAGAAAGTCGGTAACCCACCATCCATAGAGAGCTCCCAAGCCGGTGAAGATGTCAAAAGATGA